The proteins below come from a single Corylus avellana chromosome ca3, CavTom2PMs-1.0 genomic window:
- the LOC132174211 gene encoding receptor-like serine/threonine-protein kinase NCRK: MWLLGFSTNNRRNLWIIGAILLVILLTVILKKWVVYLEFQATKCSKREGDGKQHRGSSISKSSLCGPGVIRTYALEELRTATREFKIQIGVGGTSLVYLAELGDGRFGAVKRAMEERGGSKKMFLDEISVLLRISHPNLVGLLGFCLEKGEQLLLLEYVPNKSLFEKMHTYYGQLSGILTWSNRLSIALDIARALDYLHTQADPPIIHRDVKSSNILLIDNNHAKLADFGLCKLGHDTSHGSRTPTTVKGSLGYVDTYYLNTGLVSPKSDVYSFGVLLLELITGLKSIQGSETLAGWTEECRKKDDIEVLVTLLDPKLNGNANLVQLRVLINVANSALLHNSEGRPDMSNIVHTISSCMEPQFLLDLPV, encoded by the exons ATGTGGCTCCTTGGTTTCTCTACAAACAACCGAAGAAACCTATGGATAATTGGTGCAATTCTGCTGGTGATCCTTCTGACCGTGATCTTAAAGAAGTGGGTCGTCTACCTTGAGTTCCAAGCAACCAAATGTTCCAAAAGAGAAGGCGATGGGAAACAACACCGAGGAAGTTCAATTTCAAAGAGCAGTTTGTGTGGGCCTGGTGTTATAAGAACGTATGCTCTTGAAGAGCTGAGGACGGCGACGAGGGAGTTCAAGATTCAGATAGGCGTCGGAGGCACATCTTTGGTGTATCTTGCGGAGCTTGGCGACGGAAGATTTGGTGCAGTGAAGCGGGCGATGGAGGAGAGAGGTGGGAGCAAGAAGATGTTCTTGGATGAAATTTCTGTTCTGCTTAGGATCTCTCATCCCAATTTGGTGGGCTTATTGGGCTTTTGCTTGGAGAAAG GAGAACAACTTCTACTACTAGAATACGTTCCAAACAAGAgcctttttgaaaaaatgcacACATACTATGGCCAATTGTCAGGGATATTGACATGGTCGAACCGCTTGAGCATTGCCCTAGACATAGCTCGGGCCCTTGATTACCTCCACACTCAAGCCGACCCGCCCATAATTCATAGAGATGTCAAATCCTCCAACATTCTCTTAATCGACAATAACCACGCCAAGCTTGCCGACTTTGGGCTTTGCAAGTTGGGCCATGACACAAGCCACGGGTCACGAACGCCGACTACCGTGAAAGGCTCGTTGGGCTATGTCGACACTTACTACCTAAACACGGGTCTGGTATCGCCAAAGAGTGATGTGTATAGTTTTGGGGTCCTCTTGCTTGAGCTAATAACGGGCCTAAAATCCATACAAGGCTCAGAGACTCTTGCAGGATGGACCGAGGAGTGCCGCAAGAAGGATGACATTGAAGTCTTGGTTACTTTGTTGGACCCAAAACTCAATGGTAATGCAAATTTAGTGCAGCTTCGGGTGTTGATCAATGTAGCCAACTCAGCATTACTTCATAATTCTGAAGGGAGGCCGGACATGAGCAACATTGTACATACGATTTCAAGTTGTATGGAGCCTCAATTTCTGCTCGATTTGCCTGTATAA
- the LOC132174792 gene encoding arabinosyltransferase XEG113-like isoform X2 produces the protein MGGNGCQEVANTKPVFLAIYATVIIGVVFSSFYVLSAMSSAKSAADSNTSWLSSPFPSIANSHPREQALNFSPPATVGKVGVPAPAPQSALMPPIWEVPPRTQKMPPLKAFQLSKELVQQRVKDNVIIVTFGNYAFMDFILTWVKHLTDLGLSNLLVGAMDTKLLEALYWKGVPVFDMGSHMSTIDVGWGSPTFHKMGREKVILIDSVLPYGYELLMCDTDMVWLKNPLPYLARYPGADVLTSSDQVIPTVVDDRLDIWQQVTGAYNIGIFHWRPTDSAKKLAKEWKDMLLADDKIWDQNGFNDLVRRQLGPSVDEDSGLVYAFDGNLKLGILPASIFCSGHTYFVQATYQQFRLEPYAVHTTFQYAGTEGKRHRLREAMVFYDPPEYYDSPGGFLSFKPSLPKNLLLDGEHNVESHFSLVNYQMKQIRTALAVALLLNRTLVMPPLWCRLDRLWFAHPGVLQGSVTRQPFLCPLDHVFEVNVMLKELPLEEFGPAINIREYSFLDNPSVPKEVKGSWLDVQLCQEGTRDCHASNDTSTPGALRFPKRSNEETFKAVFSTFKDVKVIQFSSMQDAFLGFNDKSVNLYVQTTEQRFKNRVKRYVGIWCCVGNHTPGHIYYDMYWDEKPGWKPIPPQTPEDDHPPL, from the exons ATGGGTGGGAATGGGTGTCAGGAAGTGGCGAATACGAAGCCTGTCTTCTTGGCGATCTACGCCACTGTTATCATTGGTGTAGTCTTCTCGTCTTTCTATGTCCTCTCCGCTATGTCCTCCGCCAAGTCTGCAGCTGACTCCAACACCTCCTGGCTCTCCTCTCCTTTCCCTTCTATTGCCA ATTCTCATCCAAGAGAGCAAGCACTCAATTTTTCTCCACCAGCAACTGTGGGTAAAGTTGGTGTGCCTGCACCAGCGCCTCAAAGCGCGTTGATGCCACCCATCTGGGAAGTTCCCCCACGAACCCAAAAAATGCCACCATTGAAGGCTTTTCAGCTGTCCAAAGAATTAGTCCAGCAAAGGGTGAAAGATAATGTCATCATAGTGACCTTTGGTAATTATGCATTCATGGATTTTATCCTGACTTGGGTTAAACACTTGACAGATTTGGGGCTCTCCAACCTTCTTGTTG GTGCAATGGATACCAAATTGTTGGAGGCTTTGTATTGGAAAGGTGTTCCTGTTTTTGATATGGGCAGCCATATGAGCACAATAGATGTTGGTTGGGGCTCTCCAACATTTCATAAGATGGGGAGAGAAAAAGTAATTCTGATAGACTCCGTCCTCCCTTATGGTTATGAGCTGTTGATGTGTGATACAGACATGGTTTGGTTgaag AACCCACTTCCATACCTTGCTCGTTATCCTGGAGCAGATGTCTTAACTTCTAGTGATCAAGTTATACCGACAGTTGTTGATGACAGGCTAGACATTTGGCAACAAG TTACTGGAGCCTACAATATTGGAATATTCCACTGGCGGCCAACAGATTCTGCAAAAAAGTTGGCAAAGGAATGGAAAGATATGCTTTTAGCTGATGACAAAATATGGGATCAGAATGGGTTTAACGATCTTGTACGTAGGCAGTTAGGACCATCTGTGGATGAGGACAGTGGACTTGTATATGCTTTTGATGGAAATCTCAAGCTGGGAATCTTGCCAGCAAGTATATTTTGTAGTGGACATACTTATTTTGTCCAG GCCACGTACCAGCAATTCAGATTAGAGCCATATGCAGTGCATACCACATTTCAGTATGCAGGTACTGAAGGAAAACGCCACCGGCTGCGTGAAGCCATGGTTTTCTATGATCCACCAGAATACTATGATTCCCCAG GAGGTTTCTTATCGTTTAAGCCATCTCTTCCAAAGAACTTGTTACTAGATGGGGAACATAATGTTGAATCACACTTTTCTCTTGTTAATTACCaa ATGAAGCAAATAAGGACTGCACTTGCTGTTGCTTTATTGTTGAATCGTACACTG GTCATGCCTCCACTATGGTGCAGGTTGGATAGGCTGTGGTTTGCACACCCTGGAGTTTTGCAAGGGTCTGTGACTAGACAACCTTTTCTTTGCCCTTTGGACCATGTATTTGAG GTAAATGTCATGTTGAAAGAACTGCCACTGGAGGAATTTGGCCCTGCGATCAACATTAGGGAGTACTCTTTCCTTGACAATCCATCAGTGCCAAAAGAG GTGAAAGGTTCATGGCTTGATGTTCAGCTTTGTCAAGAAGGAACCCGTGATTGTCATGCATCTAATGATACCAGTACACCAGGCGCACTCAGATTTCCAAAGCGCAGCAATGAAGAAACG TTCAAGGCTGTATTCTCCACATTCAAGGATGTCAAAGTCATCCAGTTCTCTTCAATGCAAGATGCTTTCCTAGGATTCAATGACAag AGTGTTAATCTTTATGTTCAGACAACGGAACAGAGATTCAAGAATCGCGTGAAGCGGTATGTTGGTATATGGTGTTGTGTGGGTAATCACACTCCCGGACACATATACTATGATATGTACTGGGATGAGAAACCTGGTTGGAAACCAATACCGCCTCAAACTCCAGAGGATGATCACCCACCTTTGTGA
- the LOC132174792 gene encoding arabinosyltransferase XEG113-like isoform X1 encodes MGGNGCQEVANTKPVFLAIYATVIIGVVFSSFYVLSAMSSAKSAADSNTSWLSSPFPSIAKVDSHPREQALNFSPPATVGKVGVPAPAPQSALMPPIWEVPPRTQKMPPLKAFQLSKELVQQRVKDNVIIVTFGNYAFMDFILTWVKHLTDLGLSNLLVGAMDTKLLEALYWKGVPVFDMGSHMSTIDVGWGSPTFHKMGREKVILIDSVLPYGYELLMCDTDMVWLKNPLPYLARYPGADVLTSSDQVIPTVVDDRLDIWQQVTGAYNIGIFHWRPTDSAKKLAKEWKDMLLADDKIWDQNGFNDLVRRQLGPSVDEDSGLVYAFDGNLKLGILPASIFCSGHTYFVQATYQQFRLEPYAVHTTFQYAGTEGKRHRLREAMVFYDPPEYYDSPGGFLSFKPSLPKNLLLDGEHNVESHFSLVNYQMKQIRTALAVALLLNRTLVMPPLWCRLDRLWFAHPGVLQGSVTRQPFLCPLDHVFEVNVMLKELPLEEFGPAINIREYSFLDNPSVPKEVKGSWLDVQLCQEGTRDCHASNDTSTPGALRFPKRSNEETFKAVFSTFKDVKVIQFSSMQDAFLGFNDKSVNLYVQTTEQRFKNRVKRYVGIWCCVGNHTPGHIYYDMYWDEKPGWKPIPPQTPEDDHPPL; translated from the exons ATGGGTGGGAATGGGTGTCAGGAAGTGGCGAATACGAAGCCTGTCTTCTTGGCGATCTACGCCACTGTTATCATTGGTGTAGTCTTCTCGTCTTTCTATGTCCTCTCCGCTATGTCCTCCGCCAAGTCTGCAGCTGACTCCAACACCTCCTGGCTCTCCTCTCCTTTCCCTTCTATTGCCA AGGTAGATTCTCATCCAAGAGAGCAAGCACTCAATTTTTCTCCACCAGCAACTGTGGGTAAAGTTGGTGTGCCTGCACCAGCGCCTCAAAGCGCGTTGATGCCACCCATCTGGGAAGTTCCCCCACGAACCCAAAAAATGCCACCATTGAAGGCTTTTCAGCTGTCCAAAGAATTAGTCCAGCAAAGGGTGAAAGATAATGTCATCATAGTGACCTTTGGTAATTATGCATTCATGGATTTTATCCTGACTTGGGTTAAACACTTGACAGATTTGGGGCTCTCCAACCTTCTTGTTG GTGCAATGGATACCAAATTGTTGGAGGCTTTGTATTGGAAAGGTGTTCCTGTTTTTGATATGGGCAGCCATATGAGCACAATAGATGTTGGTTGGGGCTCTCCAACATTTCATAAGATGGGGAGAGAAAAAGTAATTCTGATAGACTCCGTCCTCCCTTATGGTTATGAGCTGTTGATGTGTGATACAGACATGGTTTGGTTgaag AACCCACTTCCATACCTTGCTCGTTATCCTGGAGCAGATGTCTTAACTTCTAGTGATCAAGTTATACCGACAGTTGTTGATGACAGGCTAGACATTTGGCAACAAG TTACTGGAGCCTACAATATTGGAATATTCCACTGGCGGCCAACAGATTCTGCAAAAAAGTTGGCAAAGGAATGGAAAGATATGCTTTTAGCTGATGACAAAATATGGGATCAGAATGGGTTTAACGATCTTGTACGTAGGCAGTTAGGACCATCTGTGGATGAGGACAGTGGACTTGTATATGCTTTTGATGGAAATCTCAAGCTGGGAATCTTGCCAGCAAGTATATTTTGTAGTGGACATACTTATTTTGTCCAG GCCACGTACCAGCAATTCAGATTAGAGCCATATGCAGTGCATACCACATTTCAGTATGCAGGTACTGAAGGAAAACGCCACCGGCTGCGTGAAGCCATGGTTTTCTATGATCCACCAGAATACTATGATTCCCCAG GAGGTTTCTTATCGTTTAAGCCATCTCTTCCAAAGAACTTGTTACTAGATGGGGAACATAATGTTGAATCACACTTTTCTCTTGTTAATTACCaa ATGAAGCAAATAAGGACTGCACTTGCTGTTGCTTTATTGTTGAATCGTACACTG GTCATGCCTCCACTATGGTGCAGGTTGGATAGGCTGTGGTTTGCACACCCTGGAGTTTTGCAAGGGTCTGTGACTAGACAACCTTTTCTTTGCCCTTTGGACCATGTATTTGAG GTAAATGTCATGTTGAAAGAACTGCCACTGGAGGAATTTGGCCCTGCGATCAACATTAGGGAGTACTCTTTCCTTGACAATCCATCAGTGCCAAAAGAG GTGAAAGGTTCATGGCTTGATGTTCAGCTTTGTCAAGAAGGAACCCGTGATTGTCATGCATCTAATGATACCAGTACACCAGGCGCACTCAGATTTCCAAAGCGCAGCAATGAAGAAACG TTCAAGGCTGTATTCTCCACATTCAAGGATGTCAAAGTCATCCAGTTCTCTTCAATGCAAGATGCTTTCCTAGGATTCAATGACAag AGTGTTAATCTTTATGTTCAGACAACGGAACAGAGATTCAAGAATCGCGTGAAGCGGTATGTTGGTATATGGTGTTGTGTGGGTAATCACACTCCCGGACACATATACTATGATATGTACTGGGATGAGAAACCTGGTTGGAAACCAATACCGCCTCAAACTCCAGAGGATGATCACCCACCTTTGTGA
- the LOC132174792 gene encoding arabinosyltransferase XEG113-like isoform X3, whose amino-acid sequence MGGNGCQEVANTKPVFLAIYATVIIGVVFSSFYVLSAMSSAKSAADSNTSWLSSPFPSIAKVDSHPREQALNFSPPATVGKVGVPAPAPQSALMPPIWEVPPRTQKMPPLKAFQLSKELVQQRVKDNVIIVTFGNYAFMDFILTWVKHLTDLGLSNLLVGAMDTKLLEALYWKGVPVFDMGSHMSTIDVGWGSPTFHKMGREKVILIDSVLPYGYELLMCDTDMVWLKNPLPYLARYPGADVLTSSDQVIPTVVDDRLDIWQQVTGAYNIGIFHWRPTDSAKKLAKEWKDMLLADDKIWDQNGFNDLVRRQLGPSVDEDSGLVYAFDGNLKLGILPASIFCSGHTYFVQATYQQFRLEPYAVHTTFQYAGTEGKRHRLREAMVFYDPPEYYDSPGGFLSFKPSLPKNLLLDGEHNVESHFSLVNYQMKQIRTALAVALLLNRTLVMPPLWCRLDRLWFAHPGVLQGSVTRQPFLCPLDHVFEVNVMLKELPLEEFGPAINIREYSFLDNPSVPKEVKGSWLDVQLCQEGTRDCHASNDTSTPGALRFPKRSNEETFKAVFSTFKDVKVIQFSSMQDAFLGFNDKTTEQRFKNRVKRYVGIWCCVGNHTPGHIYYDMYWDEKPGWKPIPPQTPEDDHPPL is encoded by the exons ATGGGTGGGAATGGGTGTCAGGAAGTGGCGAATACGAAGCCTGTCTTCTTGGCGATCTACGCCACTGTTATCATTGGTGTAGTCTTCTCGTCTTTCTATGTCCTCTCCGCTATGTCCTCCGCCAAGTCTGCAGCTGACTCCAACACCTCCTGGCTCTCCTCTCCTTTCCCTTCTATTGCCA AGGTAGATTCTCATCCAAGAGAGCAAGCACTCAATTTTTCTCCACCAGCAACTGTGGGTAAAGTTGGTGTGCCTGCACCAGCGCCTCAAAGCGCGTTGATGCCACCCATCTGGGAAGTTCCCCCACGAACCCAAAAAATGCCACCATTGAAGGCTTTTCAGCTGTCCAAAGAATTAGTCCAGCAAAGGGTGAAAGATAATGTCATCATAGTGACCTTTGGTAATTATGCATTCATGGATTTTATCCTGACTTGGGTTAAACACTTGACAGATTTGGGGCTCTCCAACCTTCTTGTTG GTGCAATGGATACCAAATTGTTGGAGGCTTTGTATTGGAAAGGTGTTCCTGTTTTTGATATGGGCAGCCATATGAGCACAATAGATGTTGGTTGGGGCTCTCCAACATTTCATAAGATGGGGAGAGAAAAAGTAATTCTGATAGACTCCGTCCTCCCTTATGGTTATGAGCTGTTGATGTGTGATACAGACATGGTTTGGTTgaag AACCCACTTCCATACCTTGCTCGTTATCCTGGAGCAGATGTCTTAACTTCTAGTGATCAAGTTATACCGACAGTTGTTGATGACAGGCTAGACATTTGGCAACAAG TTACTGGAGCCTACAATATTGGAATATTCCACTGGCGGCCAACAGATTCTGCAAAAAAGTTGGCAAAGGAATGGAAAGATATGCTTTTAGCTGATGACAAAATATGGGATCAGAATGGGTTTAACGATCTTGTACGTAGGCAGTTAGGACCATCTGTGGATGAGGACAGTGGACTTGTATATGCTTTTGATGGAAATCTCAAGCTGGGAATCTTGCCAGCAAGTATATTTTGTAGTGGACATACTTATTTTGTCCAG GCCACGTACCAGCAATTCAGATTAGAGCCATATGCAGTGCATACCACATTTCAGTATGCAGGTACTGAAGGAAAACGCCACCGGCTGCGTGAAGCCATGGTTTTCTATGATCCACCAGAATACTATGATTCCCCAG GAGGTTTCTTATCGTTTAAGCCATCTCTTCCAAAGAACTTGTTACTAGATGGGGAACATAATGTTGAATCACACTTTTCTCTTGTTAATTACCaa ATGAAGCAAATAAGGACTGCACTTGCTGTTGCTTTATTGTTGAATCGTACACTG GTCATGCCTCCACTATGGTGCAGGTTGGATAGGCTGTGGTTTGCACACCCTGGAGTTTTGCAAGGGTCTGTGACTAGACAACCTTTTCTTTGCCCTTTGGACCATGTATTTGAG GTAAATGTCATGTTGAAAGAACTGCCACTGGAGGAATTTGGCCCTGCGATCAACATTAGGGAGTACTCTTTCCTTGACAATCCATCAGTGCCAAAAGAG GTGAAAGGTTCATGGCTTGATGTTCAGCTTTGTCAAGAAGGAACCCGTGATTGTCATGCATCTAATGATACCAGTACACCAGGCGCACTCAGATTTCCAAAGCGCAGCAATGAAGAAACG TTCAAGGCTGTATTCTCCACATTCAAGGATGTCAAAGTCATCCAGTTCTCTTCAATGCAAGATGCTTTCCTAGGATTCAATGACAag ACAACGGAACAGAGATTCAAGAATCGCGTGAAGCGGTATGTTGGTATATGGTGTTGTGTGGGTAATCACACTCCCGGACACATATACTATGATATGTACTGGGATGAGAAACCTGGTTGGAAACCAATACCGCCTCAAACTCCAGAGGATGATCACCCACCTTTGTGA
- the LOC132176354 gene encoding arabinosyltransferase XEG113-like isoform X1 codes for MSNFTCIIQFKAVFSTFKDVKVIQFSSMQDAFLGFNDKSVNLYVQTTEQRFKNRVKRYVGIWCCVGNHTPGHIYYDMYWDEKPGWKPIPPQTPEDDHPPL; via the exons ATGTCAAATTTTACTTGTATTATACAGTTCAAGGCTGTATTCTCCACATTCAAGGATGTCAAAGTCATCCAGTTCTCTTCAATGCAAGATGCTTTCCTAGGATTCAATGACAag AGTGTTAATCTTTATGTTCAGACAACGGAACAGAGATTCAAGAATCGCGTGAAGCGGTATGTTGGTATATGGTGTTGTGTGGGTAATCACACTCCCGGACACATATACTATGATATGTACTGGGATGAGAAACCTGGTTGGAAACCAATACCGCCTCAAACTCCAGAGGATGATCACCCACCTTTGTGA
- the LOC132176354 gene encoding arabinosyltransferase XEG113-like isoform X2, with protein MSNFTCIIQFKAVFSTFKDVKVIQFSSMQDAFLGFNDKTTEQRFKNRVKRYVGIWCCVGNHTPGHIYYDMYWDEKPGWKPIPPQTPEDDHPPL; from the exons ATGTCAAATTTTACTTGTATTATACAGTTCAAGGCTGTATTCTCCACATTCAAGGATGTCAAAGTCATCCAGTTCTCTTCAATGCAAGATGCTTTCCTAGGATTCAATGACAag ACAACGGAACAGAGATTCAAGAATCGCGTGAAGCGGTATGTTGGTATATGGTGTTGTGTGGGTAATCACACTCCCGGACACATATACTATGATATGTACTGGGATGAGAAACCTGGTTGGAAACCAATACCGCCTCAAACTCCAGAGGATGATCACCCACCTTTGTGA
- the LOC132175506 gene encoding pentatricopeptide repeat-containing protein At4g19220, mitochondrial, with protein sequence MLISNTIYQILPNISFVLIPKANSLLLRPSSYFSTASQLFEETSQRDRHAQDAPIHSVHDLIKSSTMRPNIVTTSIGHCIALKIGSLAHLPTSTSLLTAYSRARDFRSSLALFDEVHNRDVIIGNAMITACVENGCYSAAMNFFSEMTEEGTGFDSTTLLVVVLASSHMNHLKQGQVLHGLSMKAGILFNSVLCNALMDMYAKSNDLSSSERMFARTECRDTFSWNSMISGCLYNNHPEKSLWYFKEMAFSGERPDSVSLSSAISASSCLGDLIFGQVIHGWEIKLGYEDSSHISVANSLISLYSHCGDIEAAETVFRETIHKDAVSWNAMLEGFASNGKISEAFDLLHEMQITWSIQPDKVTIVTIIPLCAEKMLLREGRTLHGFTIRRQMETDLSVKNCLVDMYSKFNSLTKAELLFNSMAERDLVSWNTMISGYSQNGYSGEAQKLFRDFLRLYSKCSLSTLLAILPSCDSHESLQFGGSIHSWQLKLGFSNDILAVNSLMYMYINCGYLKATFSLLQRIFVAADIASWNTVIAGCTQKGHFLEALKTFSLMRLQGPNVSHDSVTLVNVISACGNLGLVSEGKSIHGLALKTLTGSDTRVQNALISMYGRCGDTESAKSVFDSSSNRNLCSWNCMISTFSQNKNARRAMELFCSLEYGPNEITFVGILSACTQLGVLRYGKEIHGHVLRLGFQENPFISAALLDMYSNCGRLDIAIQIFRNTRGKSVATWNSMISAYGYHSNGRKAIETFHKMNKAGTVATKSTFISLLSACSHAGLVYEGIWYYDHMLEEYGVEPVTEHHVCIVDMLGRSGKLHEAYEFIKQMRRQPEAGVWGALLSACNYHGDLEMGRKVAKLLFELEPENVGYYISLSNMYVSAGSWKDAVELRETIQDQRLKKPAGYSLIDVG encoded by the coding sequence ATGCTAATCAGCAACACAATATATCAAATCTTACCCAACATTTCCTTTGTTCTTATCCCGAAAGCGAACTCTTTGTTGTTGCGTCCTTCATCTTATTTTTCCACTGCTTCGCAACTATTCGAGGAAACGTCTCAAAGAGATCGACATGCACAAGATGCCCCCATTCACAGCGTTCATGATCTCATTAAATCCTCCACCATGAGACCTAACATTGTAACAACCAGTATTGGTCATTGCATTGCTCTCAAGATAGGTTCTCTTGCCCACTTGCCCACATCTACCTCTCTGCTAACGGCGTATTCTAGAGCCCGAGATTTTCGCTCTTCATTGGCTTTGTTTGATGAAGTTCATAATAGAGATGTGATCATTGGGAATGCTATGATTACTGCATGCGTTGAAAATGGATGCTATAGCGCAGCTATGAATTTCTTTTCGGAGATGACTGAGGAGGGAACTGGGTTTGATTCAACGACTCTATTGGTGGTCGTGTTGGCTTCATCCCACATGAATCACTTGAAACAAGGACAAGTACTTCACGGGTTGAGCATGAAGGCTGGGATtctttttaattctgttttatGCAATGCTCTCATGGACATGTATGCAAAATCCAATGATTTGAGCTCTTCGGAGCGTATGTTTGCAAGGACGGAATGTAGAGATACTTTTTCATGGAATTCAATGATAAGTGGGTGTCTTTATAATAATCATCCTGAGAAGTCCTTATGGTACTTCAAAGAGATGGCTTTTTCTGGAGAACGACCAGATAGTGTCAGTCTGTCTAGTGCTATTTCAGCATCTTCTTGTCTTGGAGATCTGATTTTTGGACAAGTTATTCATGGTTGGGAAATCAAACTGGGTTATGAGGACAGCTCCCACATTTCGGTTGCCAACTCACTCATTTCTTTATATTCACACTGTGGAGACATTGAGGCTGCAGAGACTGTGTTCAGAGAAACAATACACAAGGATGCCGTTTCATGGAATGCAATGTTGGAAGGATTTGCCTCAAATGGAAAGATTTCTGAAGCATTTGATCTTCTGCATGAAATGCAAATAACGTGGTCTATTCAACCTGATAAAGTAACTATTGTAACCATAATTCCACTTTGTGCAGAAAAGATGCTTTTGAGAGAAGGAAGAACCTTACATGGATTTACCATTCGTAGGCAGATGGAAACAGATCTATCAGTGAAAAACTGCCTCGTGGACATgtattcaaaattcaatagtctAACGAAGGCTGAGCTCTTGTTCAATTCAATGGCAGAAAGAGACTTGGTGTCATGGAATACAATGATATCTGGATATTCCCAGAATGGGTATTCTGGAGAAGCTCAAAAGTTATTTAGGGATTTCCTCCGTTTGTACTCAAAATGCAGCTTGTCAACACTTTTAGCTATACTTCCTTCCTGTGATTCCCACGAGTCTCTCCAGTTTGGTGGATCAATTCACTCTTGGCAATTGAAATTGGGATTTTCAAATGATATTCTTGCAGTTAATTCCCTCATGTACATGTATATTAACTGTGGATACTTGAAAGCCACTTTCTCATTGTTGCAGAGAATTTTCGTTGCAGCGGATATTGCTTCTTGGAACACAGTAATTGCAGGCTGCACACAGAAAGGACATTTCCTAGAAGCTTTAAAGACTTTCAGTTTAATGAGGCTGCAGGGACCCAATGTCAGCCACGATTCTGTTACTCTTGTTAATGTCATATCAGCTTGTGGAAATCTAGGGTTGGTTTCTGAAGGGAAATCTATTCATGGGCTTGCTCTTAAAACTTTAACGGGATCAGATACCCGTGTGCAGAATGCATTAATTAGTATGTATGGCAGATGTGGGGATACTGAGAGTGCAAAGTCAGTGTTTGATTCCTCTTCAAATCGGAATTTATGTTCATGGAATTGCATGATCTCTACTTTTTCTCAGAATAAGAATGCTAGAAGAGCAATGGAACTGTTTTGTTCTCTTGAATATGGACCTAACGAGATTACCTTTGTTGGCATTCTCTCGGCTTGTACTCAACTTGGAGTTCTAAGATACGGAAAGGAAATTCATGGTCATGTGTTAAGGTTAGGATTTCAGGAAAATCCTTTTATATCTGCAGCTCTTCTGGATATGTACAGCAATTGTGGTAGATTGGACATTGCTATCCAAATATTTAGAAATACAAGGGGAAAGTCTGTGGCAACTTGGAATTCTATGATTTCTGCATATGGGTATCACAGTAATGGTAGGAAAGCAATTGAAACGTTCCACAAAATGAACAAGGCTGGAACTGTGGCAACCAAAAGCACATTTATAAGCCTTTTATCAGCTTGCAGCCACGCCGGGCTTGTGTATGAAGGTATCTGGTATTATGATCATATGCTGGAGGAATATGGAGTGGAACCTGTCACTGAGCATCACGTCTGCATAGTTGATATGCTGGGCAGATCTGGTAAGCTTCATGAGGCTTATGAATTTATTAAGCAAATGCGGAGGCAGCCTGAAGCAGGTGTTTGGGGGGCCCTGCTTAGTGCTTGCAACTACCATGGAGACCTTGAGATgggaagaaaagtggcaaaacTTCTTTTTGAATTGGAGCCCGAGAATGTTGGGTATTACATTTCACTGTCGAATATGTACGTTTCTGCTGGAAGTTGGAAAGATGCTGTTGAGTTGAGAGAAACAATTCAGGATCAACGGTTAAAGAAGCCAGCAGGTTACAGTCTCATTGATGTTGGTTAA